Proteins encoded within one genomic window of Candidatus Cloacimonas sp.:
- the efp gene encoding elongation factor P — protein MATMADIRNGMIIEFKDDLYEVVEFLHVKPGKGPAFLRSKLKNIRTGRVLENTFRESDSFNEVRIERTKKEYLYRDGNFLVLMDSDNYEQMHIDVSLLGDKEKLLVDNMEVMVAATPEGEIIGIELPTTVVQKIAECEPNVKGNTASGSGKVAFTETGLRLMVPFFVEVGDKIRIDTRTGEYIERAN, from the coding sequence ATGGCTACAATGGCTGATATTAGAAATGGAATGATCATTGAATTCAAAGATGATTTGTACGAAGTTGTGGAATTTTTGCATGTAAAACCGGGTAAAGGTCCGGCTTTTCTGCGTTCCAAACTAAAAAATATCCGCACTGGAAGAGTTTTGGAAAATACTTTTCGGGAAAGTGATTCTTTTAATGAAGTAAGAATCGAGCGCACCAAGAAGGAATATCTTTATCGGGACGGAAATTTTTTGGTGCTTATGGATTCAGATAACTATGAGCAAATGCACATTGATGTATCCCTTTTGGGAGATAAAGAAAAGCTGTTAGTTGATAATATGGAAGTTATGGTAGCCGCCACTCCTGAAGGAGAAATTATCGGAATTGAACTGCCTACAACCGTGGTTCAAAAAATTGCCGAGTGTGAACCCAATGTGAAAGGAAATACTGCCTCCGGAAGCGGAAAAGTTGCTTTTACGGAAACTGGTTTGCGACTAATGGTTCCGTTCTTTGTAGAGGTAGGAGATAAAATCAGAATAGACACCCGCACGGGTGAATATATAGAAAGAGCTAACTAA